Proteins from a genomic interval of Lolium perenne isolate Kyuss_39 chromosome 1, Kyuss_2.0, whole genome shotgun sequence:
- the LOC127307316 gene encoding tobamovirus multiplication protein 3 has product MGRLFAADAAAASSALNGAVDWWKDVNESPMWQDRMFHALAVLYGVVSVVALIQLIRIECRVPEYGWTTQKVFHFLNFVVNGVRSIVFVLRRNVQLIQPEILQHVILDMPGLAFFTTYALLVLFWAEIYYQARAMSTDGLRPTFYWINGVVYAIQIILWLVLWWKPVRVMVILSKMFFAGVSLFAAFGFLLYGGRLFLMLQRFPVESKGRRKKLQEVGYVTTICFTCFLIRCVMMCLNAFDKAADLDILSHPILNFFYYLLVEILPSAMVLFILRKLPPKRGITQYHPIH; this is encoded by the exons ATGGGGCGGTTGTTCGCGGCGGACGCCGCCGCGGCCTCGTCGGCGCTCAACGGCGCGGTCGACTGGTGGAAGGACGTCAACGAGTCGCCGATGTGGCAGGACCGCATGTTCCACGCCCTCGCCGTGCTCTACGGCGTCGTCTCCGTCGTCGCGCTT ATACAATTGATCAGAATCGAGTGTAGGGTGCCCGAGTACGGCTGGACGACGCAGAAGGTCTTCCATTTCCTCAACTTCGTCGTCAACGGCG TGCGGTCTATCGTGTTCGTGCTGCGGCGAAACGTGCAGCTGATACAGCCAGAG ATACTTCAACATGTGATCCTCGATATGCCCGGGCTCGCGTTCTTCACTACGTACGCGCTTTTGGTGCTCTTCTGGGCCGAGATTTACTACCAG GCACGTGCGATGTCGACTGATGGGCTAAGGCCAACTTTCTATTGGATCAATGGTGTTGTGTATGCAATTCAG ATAATTCTATGGTTGGTTTTGTGGTGGAAACCAGTTCGAGTTATGGTCATATTGTCAAAGATGTTCTTTGCAG GAGTATCACTGTTTGCAGCTTTTGGGTTCCTTCTGTATGGTGGGAG GTTATTCCTCATGTTGCAACGCTTCCCTGTGGAATCAAAAGGAAGACGAAAGAAATTGCAGGAG GTTGGCTATGTGACTACAATCTGCTTCACTTGTTTCTTGATCAGATGTGTCATG ATGTGCCTCAACGCATTTGATAAAGCAGCTGATCTTGATATTCTGAGCCATCCAATTCTGAATTTCTTTTATTACCTG CTGGTCGAGATCTTGCCTTCAGCTATGGTTCTGTTTATCCTAAGGAAACTGCCACCAAAACGCGGGATCACGCAGTACCATCCTATCCATTAG
- the LOC127307323 gene encoding uncharacterized protein — translation MRRPNDAGSGGDAGDWRRGGDPAESSHAFDGSDDEPTTTVASSGDSLWQWRSQGLSEVVLSWSVDQILNKDLLRDKVSKIPQTFNSMEHYMTSFFGPLLEEVRGDMSSSMEDISGAPYARLLSINAMRKGNGMYEIKFDRWKGVFPGSGADGYRPKAADILLISETRPANQSDILRQSKSCVIVWINKVQGNKMTVKASRRMEIGADGDERHPMGVHKYEKLHAEDLDKSWEILDQEAMQKSMNSRLNEKNRKEPPKGRKSLEKCSDPMEQNGTGMSGNSSRRWSFYAMNLTNMITYDRVWITLRRGLTMQSEVILNMLGKNNYAIRHCRHCSNESHGEIKDDLCNFKLNDSQLDAVASCISASNCPHRSSSVGLIWGPPGTGKTTTLAVMLHMLLMKKQRILACAPTNMAVLQVASRLIGLVENFSLSHHYSLGDIILFGNKDRLHIGKELSKIYLDDRVKSLLRCFNREVGWKYCVDSVLKFLTNCISRYKMSLDIEASSDDCNPTFKKYFTSKFSILAKELVACIDTFFDHLPADTLGKNFDKMLFVKSMIYKLQQLVCADDVSDERLFTIFEPSDELSDPSIDHDGLKDDATEDLPDYDISLDNPLEINSKCIKTLMDLSKMRLPCEENESSIRDLCLKQAKLIFCTASGSFELFRLQGVMPISILVIDEAAQLKEAESLVPLLLPGIKHVLLIGDENQLSSLVKSKIAKDAAFGRSLYERWCEMGYDKHLLEVQYRMHPYINKFPNANFYGNRISDGPSVKREDYTKSYLPGRIYGAYSFIHIENDMEMLDDLGQSSKNMVEVAVAANIIERLAKECWEKKQRTNVGVISPYTAQVIAMQERIGRKFEKHEFLSVTVKSIDGFQGGEEDIIIISTVRSNKDGKVGFLSDAGRINVALTRAKYCLWILGNGTTLLASNSIWAELVKDSIKRECYFDALKDKNLAESMRLATKRSGRTIDATGVPSWSVRARGDLTVAGSSPPIRRSQLPVSGSARSINNSYDSRPDGHDLRSNASRPNRSSFLAPREDMQRTHFQQHRTFSGGDYYNQSRGVPANQYGPDRSRPSCDKYGAPEGFRGQAERHLGQRHHNRTVQEPLCSTSQTGNGRFAPGSVRRAGSHNPTSILGAWQPSGGYCNRDIQNRTASPLWPVSSQRRSSSYGNADPHLWSMNNDRQLSSHPQRAPDTYRGRAPPRGVAGQGIGRPSFHERLTRGGRDEHASNNRMEEPHSGRQHSTSEAVSRGLPVPEQRGVKRDWHDAEASDSPQQNNTKVRPAVESADGPHRQGQDCSSGAASNKLAVPEQPEMEVDGCNVEASDPPHHDKTEVRSESAYEPNCQPHDGSSGAASHRLPVPDHPEHKAESSCSPRQDNAEARPVPDHPEHKAEPSCSPRQDNTEARLQSSDQLHGKPQDTIRGAAPNELPVPDQPEMKGVKCEAEPSDSTHQDNTKASPGSSDQPPGQPELTSSGAAPRQLAASEQGGMDIDSWKAEATVIPDINIRLESVEPDS, via the exons ATGCGGCGACCAAACGAcgccggcagcggcggcgacgcgggcGATTGGAGGCGCGGCGGCGATCCCGCGGAGTCCTCTCACGCGTtcgacggcagcgacgacgagccgacGACGACGGTAGCCTCCTCCGGCGACTCGCTGtggcagtggcggagccagggCCTCTCCGAGGTGGTGCTCTCGTGGTCGGTAGACCAAATCCTCAACAAGGATCTGCTCCGCGATAAG GTGTCCAAGATCCCTCAGACGTTTAACAGCATGGAGCATTACATGACATCGTTTTTTGGACCACTTCTAGAGGAGGTCCGGGGTGATATGTCCTCAAGCATGGAGGACATCTCTGGAGCTCCATATGCAAGATTGCTATCAATCAACGCAATGAGAAAAGGGAATGGAATGTATGAGATCAAGTTCGACAGATGGAAGGGAGTGTTCCCTGGTTCTGGGGCCGATGGATATAGGCCGAAAGCAGCAGATATTCTACTTATTTCAGAAACAAGACCAGCAAATCAATCTGATATTCTCAGACAGTCCAAATCCTGTGTCATCGTATGGATTAATAAGGTCCAGGGTAATAAAATGACCGTCAAGGCATCACGGAGGATGGAGATTGGGGCTGATGGAGATGAGCGGCACCCAATGGGTGTTCACAAGTATGAGAAGTTGCACGCTGAAGATCTGGACAAGTCGTGGGAGATATTGGATCAAGAAGCAATGCAGAAATCCATGAACTCCCGTTTAAATGAAAAAAACAGGAAAGAGCCACCAAAAGGTAGAAAGTCCCTTGAGAAGTGTAGTGATCCCATGGAACAAAATGGCACAGGGATGTCTGGAAATTCATCAAGGCGATGGTCCTTCTATGCTATGAACCTGACTAATATGATAACATATGATCGTGTTTGGATTACGCTCCGAAGGGGGCTGACAATGCAGTCAGAAGTCATTCTTAACATGCTGGGCAAAAACAATTAT GCTATTAGACATTGTAGGCACTGCAGCAATGAATCACATGGTGAAATCAAGGATGATCTTTGCAATTTTAAGTTGAATGACTCACAGCTTGATGCAGTAGCAAGTTGTATTTCAGCTAGTAATTGTCCTCATAGATCATCTTCTGTGGGGCTAATTTGGGGCCCACCTGGCACAGGTAAAACTACAACGCTTGCAGTAATGCTACACATGCTTCTGATGAAGAAACAGAGAATTCTTGCATGTGCTCCAACCAACATGGCTGTCTTACAAGTAGCTTCTCGTCTTATTGGGTTGGTTGAGAACTTCTCTCTAAGCCATCATTATTCCCTTGGTGACATCATTTTATTTGGTAACAAGGACCGTTTGCACATTGGCAAGGAGTTGTCGAAAATATATTTGGATGACCGTGTCAAGAGTTTGCTGAGGTGCTTCAACCGAGAAGTTGGGTGGAAGTATTGTGTGGATTCTGTCCTGAAATTCCTAACAAATTGCATTTCTCGGTACAAAATGTCCCTAGACATAGAAGCAAGCAGTGATGATTGCAACCCCACTTTTAAGAAGTATTTTACAAGTAAATTCAGCATTTTAGCAAAAGAACTGGTAGCATGTATTGATACATTCTTTGACCATCTTCCAGCGGATACCCTGGGCAAGAACTTTGACAAGATGCTGTTTGTGAAAAGTATGATATATAAACTGCAGCAATTAGTGTGTGCAGATGATGTCTCTGATGAGCGTCTTTTTACAATCTTTGAGCCCTCCGATGAACTTTCTGACCCTTCTATTGATCATGATGGCCTGAAAGATGATGCAACTGAGGATCTTCCTGACTATGACATCTCTCTAGATAACCCTTTGGAGATAAACTCTAAGTGCATTAAAACCCTGATGGATCTTTCAAAGATGCGGCTTCCTTGTGAAGAGAATGAATCTTCAATCAGAGACTTGTGTTTGAAGCAAGCGAAACTCATATTTTGCACTGCTTCTGGTTCGTTTGAACTGTTCAGGCTGCAAGGTGTGATGCCTATAAGCATCTTAGTTATTGATGAGGCAGCACAACTAAAAGAAGCCGAATCACTGGTTCCTCTCTTGCTACCAGGAATAAAACATGTGCTGCTAATTGGGGATGAAAACCAGCTATCATCATTGGTCAAGAGCAAG ATTGCTAAAGATGCTGCCTTTGGACGAAGCCTCTACGAGAGATGGTGTGAAATGGGTTACGACAAGCACTTGCTGGAAGTACAATATAGAATGCACCCTTACATTAATAAATTTCCAAATGCTAACTTCTACGGTAACCGAATTTCGGATGGTCCCAGTGTCAAACGGGAAGATTATACCAAGAGTTATCTCCCCGGTCGTATTTATGGTGCGTATTCATTCATTCATATTGAAAATGATATGGAAATGCTTGATGACCTTGGCCAGAGTTCAAAAAATATGGTGGAGGTTGCTGTAGCAGCCAATATTATTGAAAGACTTGCGAAAG AATGCTGGGAGAAGAAGCAGAGAACCAATGTTGGTGTAATATCTCCGTATACCGCCCAAGTAATTGCAATGCAAGAAAGAATTGGAAGAAAGTTTGAGAAACATGAGTTTCTGTCTGTTACAGTAAAATCTATTGATGGATTTCAAGGTGGCGAGGAAGAcataataataatttcaacagttAGGTCCAACAAAGATGGGAAAGTAGGTTTTCTCTCTGATGCTGGAAGAATAAATGTGGCTTTGACAAGAGCCAA GTACTGCCTTTGGATCCTTGGAAATGGAACCACTTTGCTTGCTAGCAATTCAATATGGGCAGAATTAGTCAAGGATTCAATAAAACGTGAGTGTTACTTTGATGCTCTCAAGGACAAGAATTTAGCAGAATCAATGAGGCTTGCAACAAAG AGAAGTGGCCGCACAATTGATGCAACTGGAGTGCCATCTTGGTCAGTAAGGGCAAGGGGTGATTTAACTGTGGCTGGCAGCAGCCCACCGATAAGACGGAGTCAGCTTCCAGTTTCTGGCAGTGCACGGAGCATAAATAATTCTTATGattcgcgaccagatggtcatgatTTGCGGTCAAATGCTAGTCGCCCAAACAGATCTAGTTTCTTAGCTCCTAGAGAGGACATGCAGAGAACACACTTTCAGCAGCACAGAACCTTTTCTGGTGGTGACTACTACAATCAATCACGAGGTGTCCCTGCTAATCAATATGGGCCCGACAGGTCAAGGCCTTCCTGTGACAAATATGGTGCTCCGGAAGGGTTCAGAGGACAGGCTGAGCGGCATCTCGGTCAGCGCCATCATAACAGAACTGTTCAGGAACCCTTGTGCAGCACTTCTCAAACAGGCAATGGCAGGTTTGCTCCAGGATCAGTTCGGAGGGCAGGATCACACAACCCCACCAGTATTCTTGGCGCATGGCAGCCTTCAGGAGGTTACTGCAACAGGGATATTCAGAACAGGACTGCTTCTCCGTTATGGCCAGTTTCTTCTCAAAGAAGGTCCAGTTCATATGGAAATGCTGATCCTCATCTTTGGAGTATGAACAATGACAGGCAGCTCAGCAGTCATCCGCAAAGAGCACCAGACACATACAGAGGACGAGCGCCACCCAGGGGAGTTGCTGGTCAAGGGATAGGAAGGCCTTCATTTCATGAGAGACTAACTAGGGGTGGCCGGGATGAGCATGCCAGCAACAATCGGATGGAAGAACCTCATAGTGGGCGGCAGCATAGCACTTCTGAAGCCGTGTCCCGTGGTTTGCCAGTTCCGGAGCAGCGAGGGGTGAAAAGAGACTGGCACGACGCAGAAGCATCAGATTCACCTCAGCAGAACAACACAAAAGTAAGACCTGCTGTTGAGAGTGCAGATGGACCTCATCGTCAAGGGCAGGATTGCAGTTCCGGTGCTGCATCTAACAAACTGGCAGTTCCTGAGCAGCCTGAGATGGAAGTAGATGGGTGTAATGTAGAAGCATCGGATCCACCCCACCATGACAAGACAGAAGTAAGATCTGAAAGTGCATATGAACCTAATTGCCAACCTCATGATGGCAGTTCTGGAGCCGCTTCCCACAGACTGCCTGTGCCAGATCATCCTGAACATAAAGCAGAGTCTTCATGTTCACCCCGCCAGGACAACGCAGAAGCGAGGCCTGTGCCAGATCATCCTGAACATAAAGCAGAGCCTTCATGTTCACCACGCCAGGACAACACAGAAGCGAGGCTGCAAAGTTCAGACCAACTGCATGGTAAGCCGCAGGATACCATCCGCGGAGCCGCTCCCAACGAACTGCCTGTTCCTGATCAGCCTGAGATGAAAGGAGTGAAGTGCGAAGCAGAACCATCAGACTCAACCCACCAGGACAACACAaaagcaagccccggaagttcagATCAGCCGCCTGGTCAGCCAGAGCTTACCAGTTCCGGCGCTGCTCCCCGACAACTGGCTGCCTCTGAGCAGGGAGGCATGGACATAGACTCGTGGAAAGCGGAAGCAACCGTCATACCTGACATTAACATTAGGCTCGAGAGCGTAGAACCAGATAGCTAG